In Peromyscus leucopus breed LL Stock chromosome 11, UCI_PerLeu_2.1, whole genome shotgun sequence, a genomic segment contains:
- the Lysmd3 gene encoding lysM and putative peptidoglycan-binding domain-containing protein 3 — protein MAGRNQNRTVSLPGTQGSGQLHTFGNCTDSDLLEEDAEVYELRPRGREKVRRSTSRDRLDDIILLTKDIQEGDTLNAVALQYCCTVADIKRVNNLISDQDFFALRSIKIPVKKFSSLTETLHPLKGRQALHPPPVACAPEREAVAPGACLPSTESAGRFLEEVDRDIEQIGKCTDTKRENLSEVVSALTARQSRFEPESRSAHRKDPYYGADWGIGWWTAVVIMLIVGIITPVFYLLYYEILAKVDVSHHSTVGSSHLHPGLTPPSQHREMENGIAPTQGMHVSQQDDHNLYRQDPQSPAAPHRT, from the exons ATGGCGGGGAGGAACCAGAATCGAACTGTCTCCCTCCCAGGAACTCAGGGCAGCGGCCAGCTACATACCTTTGGGAATTGTACAGACAGTGACCTGTTGGAAGAAGATGCTGAAGTGTATGAACTTCGGcccagaggaagggagaaggttCGAAGAAGTACATCGAGAGACAGGCTTGATGACATCATTCTGCTAACAAAAGACATACAGGAAGGAGACACTCTAAATGCAGTAGCCCTTCAGTACTGTTGTACG gtAGCAGATATCAAAAGAGTTAACAACCTCATCAGTGATCAAGATTTTTTTGCCCTTAGGTCTATCAAAATTCCAGTTAAAAAGTTTAGTTCTTTGACTGAAACTCTTCATCCTCTGAAAGGAAGACAAGCTTTGCATCCTCCACCCGTCGCATGTGCTCCAGAGCGGGAAGCTGTGGCCCCCGGTGCCTGTCTGCCTTCCACTGAGTCAGCCGGCCGTTTCCTGGAAGAAGTGGACCGAGACATAGAGCAGATAGGGAAGTGCACCGACACCAAGAGGGAGAACCTGAGCGAGGTGGTGTCTGCCTTAACAGCACGACAGAGCCGCTTCGAACCGGAGAGCAGAAGCGCTCACAGAAAGGACCCGTACTATGGAGCAGACTGGGGAATTGGTTGGTGGACAGCTGTGGTGATAATGCTGATAGTGGGTATAATAACACCAGTATTTTATTTGCTCTATTATGAAATTTTAGCGAAAGTGGATGTTAGTCACCATTCAACAGTGGGCTCTTCACATTTGCATCCAGGACTCACACCTCCGTCACAgcacagagaaatggaaaatggaaTTGCTCCAACACAAGGAATGCATGTTAGTCAACAAGATGACCATAACCTATATAGGCAAGATCCGCAATCACCTGCTGCTCCACACAGAACGTAG